Genomic DNA from Nicotiana tabacum cultivar K326 chromosome 21, ASM71507v2, whole genome shotgun sequence:
TTCGGGATCCTGGACAACAGTGCCGTTGCAGCAAAATTCTTTCTTGAGATCCTTCAGAATTTTATTGTAGCTGAATTCTTTCTTCAAACCCTGCACAGTTGTCAGGCTTTTCCTACCGTTCCTTTGCTGTATACGGATGTGCACATAATCTTTTGTCCCCGCACCAGAGTTATCAGCATTTTCCTCAGCAAAGGGATCTGAGGCGGACAGCAAAGCACCACAATATTACCAATTATAAAGCATAACTTGAACAATACAGCTCCTCCTAACTAGCAGGCTCATCATCTTT
This window encodes:
- the LOC107784410 gene encoding protein translation factor SUI1 homolog isoform X1, which encodes MSDLDLLVPNAFDPFAEENADNSGAGTKDYVHIRIQQRNGRKSLTTVQGLKKEFSYNKILKDLKKEFCCNGTVVQDPELGQVIQLQGDQRKNVSTFLVQVGIVKKEHIKIHGF
- the LOC107784410 gene encoding protein translation factor SUI1 homolog isoform X2 → MSDLDLLVPNAFDPFAEENADNSGAGTKDYVHIRIQQRNGRKSLTTVQGLKKEFSYNKILKDLKKEFCCNGTVVQDPELGQVIQLQGDQRKNVSTFLVQELI